The Tenebrio molitor chromosome 5, icTenMoli1.1, whole genome shotgun sequence genome has a segment encoding these proteins:
- the LOC138132001 gene encoding protein AF-10-like isoform X1, with protein MREMVGGCCVCSDDRGWSENPLVYCDGQSCTVAVHQACYGIVTVPTGPWYCRKCESQERSVKVKCELCPSKHGALKRTDNSGWAHVVCALYIPEVRFGNVTTMEPIQLQLIPTERFSKSCYICEEKGKASSATVGACMQCNKAGCKQQFHVTCAQSLGLLCEEAGNYLDNVKYCGYCQHHYSKLKKGGNVKTIPPYKPVSTENHLSDSNSEKEAEGSATTKTTTTSSSSQLSSSKRKTSSSSKTSSSKTSSSTKGSSSSSHQKTVHNSSSKSSDKLKVSSSSVRSSAKSVEDSSVSVDTSVSDNKTDTREVKLDLDQNKTDVRDSKSSKKRRTNSRTPTPVALVPSDSVSVVTSTSSTAVAENLAATASAADKKGGVGEIVEKQKKIKVETTQSILTNQPIVALTSISTIKTISVASTTSTVTDSIGIETAPSPSLPPQSIVQSGGTHGINSLVVSVPLASTSLSPHSQLINNPNSIAATTPILHPERVVNSPDRSTSNTVPPAMTGGNSNQGGSIITSEMSGGGLKITYEKQDAVTTEVDMELEVSPSSQDAASKRSHSVDKSEKGGRGKKRSSGANGIINQLNNTSISSSSAKRSSRSQNSTPPQQGAFSSITQSQLKDSPPSSPSSESQSAVPMSSGRGKSKTRKSAPSALARPHSPKDTKDIKLFQNGVTAPHMLGNQLNPNSNMAQKMSDHLNSELEAHSIFNPNDNSNIMGPQLHHRVIASARASSTGGSSTTSGSGLSSMLGGGGGNIPQTLDQLLERQWEQGSQFLMEQAQHFDIASLLSCLHQLRAENLRLEEHVSSLLQRRDHLLAVNARLAIPLTGQPATPQSSHSHTVNNIHPAVGASHGDVPRSSRHSGSGSNYPAHPQGSQHPSAAPVVENGLPSDSSQPYPPHSHRSPATSQSQPSPSVRHSPAGSGYPNSGLLRQNADTSGRSAPRPQPYPLYQGQGPSSQQQMVMRRDTDMYHQSSSKPS; from the exons ATGAGGGAAATGGTAGGAGGTTGTTGTGTTTGTTCTGACGATAGAGGATGGTCTGAAAACCCACTTGTTTACTGCGATGGACAATCTTGCACTGTTGCTGTGCATCAAG CTTGCTACGGTATAGTTACTGTTCCGACTGGTCCCTGGTATTGTCGTAAATGCGAAAGTCAAGAGCGTTCAGTCAAAGTG AAATGCGAATTGTGTCCCAGCAAACATGGCGCTCTCAAGCGCACCGACAATTCGGGTTGGGCCCACGTTGTATGTGCTCTCTACATTCCAGAAGTGCGCTTTGGCAATGTCACCACAATGGAACCAATTCAGCTCCAATTGATTCCCACCGAACGCTTCAGTAAG TCGTGTTACATATGTGAGGAAAAGGGAAAAGCGTCTAGTGCGACAGTTGGTGCGTGTATGCAATGCAATAAAGCAGGTTGCAAGCAACAGTTTCACGTAACTTGTGCTCAGAGTTTGGGATTGCTTTGTGAAGAAGCCGGGAACTATTTGGACAACGTGAAGTATTGTGGTTATTGTCAGCACCACTACAGCAAGCTG AAGAAGGGAGGTAACGTTAAAACGATCCCCCCGTACAAGCCGGTCTCGACGGAGAACCACTTGTCCGATTCAAACTCGGAGAAGGAGGCCGAGGGCAGCGCAACGACGAAGACGACGACGACGTCGTCCTCCTCCCAGTTGTCTTCGAGCAAACGAAAAACGAGTTCGAGCAGCAAGACGTCGTCCTCCAAGACGAGCTCGAGCACCAAGGGGTCGTCGAGCTCGTCCCATCAAAAAACCGTCCATAACTCGAGCAGCAAAAGTTCAGACAAACTGAAAGTTTCCAGCTCGAGTGTGAGAAGCAGTGCCAAAAGTGTAGAGGACAGCAGTGTTAGTGTCGATACGTCTGTTTCGGACAATAAAACGGACACGAGAGAAGTCAAGCTGGACTTGGACCAGAACAAAACGGACGTTAGAGATTCGAAGAGTTCGAAAAAGCGCAGGACTAACTCGAGGACGCCGACGCCGGTGGCCTTAGTGCCCAGTGATTCTGTTAGTGTTGTTACTTCGACGTCGTCAACCGCCGTGGCGGAAAATCTGGCCGCTACGGCTTCGGCTGCCGATAAGAAGGGGGGGGTTGGCGAGATCGTTGAAAAGCAAAAGAAG ATTAAAGTGGAGACGACACAGTCTATTTTAACAAATCAGCCGATCGTTGCCTTAACTTCAATATCAACGATAAAAACCATATCTGTCGCATCGACAACATCCACAGTAACCGATAGTATCGGCATAGAAACGGCCCCATCACCCTCGCTGCCCCCACAATCCATAGTCCAATCGGGAGGAACTCACGGTATCAATTCTTTGGTAGTTTCTGTACCTCTCGCGAGCACGAGCCTGAGTCCGCATTCGCAACTCATTAATAATCCGAATAGCATCGCAGCCACAACGCCTATTTTGCACCCAGAAAGAGTCGTGAATAGTCCCGACAGAAGCACTTCGAACACGGTACCACCGGCAATGACTGGAGGCAACAGCAACCAAGGAGGTTCCATAATCACCTCCGAAATGAGTGGGGGCGGGTTAAAGATCACCTACGAGAAACAAGACGCCGTCACCACCGAAGTCGACATGGAACTGGAGGTTTCGCCGTCGAGTCAAGATGCCGCCTCCAAAAG ATCTCATTCCGTCGATAAGTCTGAAAAAGGCGGACGAGGGAAGAAGAGAAGTTCCGGGGCTAACGGAATCATCAATCAGTTGAACAACACTTCCATTTCTTCGAGTTCGGCAAAGCGTTCGAGCAGGTCTCAAAACTCGACACCTCCACAACAAGGAGCGTTTTCGAGCATAACTCAGTCGCAGCTCAAGGATTCGCCCCCGAGTAGTCCCAGTTCGGAGAGTCAGAGTGCTGTTCCCATGTCGAGCGGTCGAGGGAAGTCCAAGACGAGGAAGAGTGCTCCTTCAGCTCTTGCGAGGCCGCACTCACCCAAAGACACCAAAGATATTAAGTT gtttcaaaaCGGTGTCACGGCGCCGCACATGCTCGGTAATCAGCTGAATCCCAACTCCAACATGgcacaaaaaatgtcagatcatctgaattcggaattggAAGCGCACAGTATTTTCAATCCAAACGACAATTCGAACATTATGGGACCCCAGCTGCATCACAGAGTCATAGCCTCG GCAAGAGCTAGCAGCACGGGCGGTTCGAGTACAACTTCTGGTAGCGGTTTGTCGTCGATGTTGGGAGGTGGCGGTGGCAACATACCCCAAACTCTCGATCAGTTATTGGAGAGGCAGTGGGAACAGGGGTCGCAGTTTTTGATGGAACAAGCTCAACATTTCGATA TTGCGTCTCTACTCTCGTGTCTGCATCAATTGCGCGCGGAAAATTTGAGGTTAGAGGAACACGTCAGTTCGTTGCTTCAGAGAAGAGATCATTTGTTGGCGGTCAACGCCAGGCTAGCGATACCTTTGACGGGTCAACCGGCCACTCCGCAGTCTTCCCATTCACACACAG TGAACAACATTCATCCAGCTGTTGGAGCAAGCCACGGCGACGTTCCCAGATCATCGCGACACAGCGGCAGCGGTTCCAATTATCCTGCACATCCTCAAGGCTCCCAACATCCAAGTGCCGCTCCCGTAGTCGAGAACGGTTTGCCTTCGGATTCTTCGCAGCCGTATCCACCACATTCCCATCGAAGTCCAGCAACGAGTCAATCTCAGCCGAGTCCGTCTGTTAG ACATTCGCCGGCTGGTTCAGGGTATCCCAATAGTGGTCTGCTTCGTCAAAATGCAGACACTAGCGGACGCTCTGCACCCAGACCTCAACCATATCCGTTATATCAAGGGCAGGGGCCTTCGTCGCAACAACAG ATGGTAATGAGAAGAGATACAGACATGTATCATCAGTCGTCATCGAAACCTAGCTGA
- the LOC138132001 gene encoding protein AF-10-like isoform X3 — protein MRKSRAFSQSEVRFGNVTTMEPIQLQLIPTERFSKSCYICEEKGKASSATVGACMQCNKAGCKQQFHVTCAQSLGLLCEEAGNYLDNVKYCGYCQHHYSKLKKGGNVKTIPPYKPVSTENHLSDSNSEKEAEGSATTKTTTTSSSSQLSSSKRKTSSSSKTSSSKTSSSTKGSSSSSHQKTVHNSSSKSSDKLKVSSSSVRSSAKSVEDSSVSVDTSVSDNKTDTREVKLDLDQNKTDVRDSKSSKKRRTNSRTPTPVALVPSDSVSVVTSTSSTAVAENLAATASAADKKGGVGEIVEKQKKIKVETTQSILTNQPIVALTSISTIKTISVASTTSTVTDSIGIETAPSPSLPPQSIVQSGGTHGINSLVVSVPLASTSLSPHSQLINNPNSIAATTPILHPERVVNSPDRSTSNTVPPAMTGGNSNQGGSIITSEMSGGGLKITYEKQDAVTTEVDMELEVSPSSQDAASKRSHSVDKSEKGGRGKKRSSGANGIINQLNNTSISSSSAKRSSRSQNSTPPQQGAFSSITQSQLKDSPPSSPSSESQSAVPMSSGRGKSKTRKSAPSALARPHSPKDTKDIKLFQNGVTAPHMLGNQLNPNSNMAQKMSDHLNSELEAHSIFNPNDNSNIMGPQLHHRVIASARASSTGGSSTTSGSGLSSMLGGGGGNIPQTLDQLLERQWEQGSQFLMEQAQHFDIASLLSCLHQLRAENLRLEEHVSSLLQRRDHLLAVNARLAIPLTGQPATPQSSHSHTVNNIHPAVGASHGDVPRSSRHSGSGSNYPAHPQGSQHPSAAPVVENGLPSDSSQPYPPHSHRSPATSQSQPSPSVRHSPAGSGYPNSGLLRQNADTSGRSAPRPQPYPLYQGQGPSSQQQMVMRRDTDMYHQSSSKPS, from the exons ATGCGAAAGTCAAGAGCGTTCAGTCAAAGTG AAGTGCGCTTTGGCAATGTCACCACAATGGAACCAATTCAGCTCCAATTGATTCCCACCGAACGCTTCAGTAAG TCGTGTTACATATGTGAGGAAAAGGGAAAAGCGTCTAGTGCGACAGTTGGTGCGTGTATGCAATGCAATAAAGCAGGTTGCAAGCAACAGTTTCACGTAACTTGTGCTCAGAGTTTGGGATTGCTTTGTGAAGAAGCCGGGAACTATTTGGACAACGTGAAGTATTGTGGTTATTGTCAGCACCACTACAGCAAGCTG AAGAAGGGAGGTAACGTTAAAACGATCCCCCCGTACAAGCCGGTCTCGACGGAGAACCACTTGTCCGATTCAAACTCGGAGAAGGAGGCCGAGGGCAGCGCAACGACGAAGACGACGACGACGTCGTCCTCCTCCCAGTTGTCTTCGAGCAAACGAAAAACGAGTTCGAGCAGCAAGACGTCGTCCTCCAAGACGAGCTCGAGCACCAAGGGGTCGTCGAGCTCGTCCCATCAAAAAACCGTCCATAACTCGAGCAGCAAAAGTTCAGACAAACTGAAAGTTTCCAGCTCGAGTGTGAGAAGCAGTGCCAAAAGTGTAGAGGACAGCAGTGTTAGTGTCGATACGTCTGTTTCGGACAATAAAACGGACACGAGAGAAGTCAAGCTGGACTTGGACCAGAACAAAACGGACGTTAGAGATTCGAAGAGTTCGAAAAAGCGCAGGACTAACTCGAGGACGCCGACGCCGGTGGCCTTAGTGCCCAGTGATTCTGTTAGTGTTGTTACTTCGACGTCGTCAACCGCCGTGGCGGAAAATCTGGCCGCTACGGCTTCGGCTGCCGATAAGAAGGGGGGGGTTGGCGAGATCGTTGAAAAGCAAAAGAAG ATTAAAGTGGAGACGACACAGTCTATTTTAACAAATCAGCCGATCGTTGCCTTAACTTCAATATCAACGATAAAAACCATATCTGTCGCATCGACAACATCCACAGTAACCGATAGTATCGGCATAGAAACGGCCCCATCACCCTCGCTGCCCCCACAATCCATAGTCCAATCGGGAGGAACTCACGGTATCAATTCTTTGGTAGTTTCTGTACCTCTCGCGAGCACGAGCCTGAGTCCGCATTCGCAACTCATTAATAATCCGAATAGCATCGCAGCCACAACGCCTATTTTGCACCCAGAAAGAGTCGTGAATAGTCCCGACAGAAGCACTTCGAACACGGTACCACCGGCAATGACTGGAGGCAACAGCAACCAAGGAGGTTCCATAATCACCTCCGAAATGAGTGGGGGCGGGTTAAAGATCACCTACGAGAAACAAGACGCCGTCACCACCGAAGTCGACATGGAACTGGAGGTTTCGCCGTCGAGTCAAGATGCCGCCTCCAAAAG ATCTCATTCCGTCGATAAGTCTGAAAAAGGCGGACGAGGGAAGAAGAGAAGTTCCGGGGCTAACGGAATCATCAATCAGTTGAACAACACTTCCATTTCTTCGAGTTCGGCAAAGCGTTCGAGCAGGTCTCAAAACTCGACACCTCCACAACAAGGAGCGTTTTCGAGCATAACTCAGTCGCAGCTCAAGGATTCGCCCCCGAGTAGTCCCAGTTCGGAGAGTCAGAGTGCTGTTCCCATGTCGAGCGGTCGAGGGAAGTCCAAGACGAGGAAGAGTGCTCCTTCAGCTCTTGCGAGGCCGCACTCACCCAAAGACACCAAAGATATTAAGTT gtttcaaaaCGGTGTCACGGCGCCGCACATGCTCGGTAATCAGCTGAATCCCAACTCCAACATGgcacaaaaaatgtcagatcatctgaattcggaattggAAGCGCACAGTATTTTCAATCCAAACGACAATTCGAACATTATGGGACCCCAGCTGCATCACAGAGTCATAGCCTCG GCAAGAGCTAGCAGCACGGGCGGTTCGAGTACAACTTCTGGTAGCGGTTTGTCGTCGATGTTGGGAGGTGGCGGTGGCAACATACCCCAAACTCTCGATCAGTTATTGGAGAGGCAGTGGGAACAGGGGTCGCAGTTTTTGATGGAACAAGCTCAACATTTCGATA TTGCGTCTCTACTCTCGTGTCTGCATCAATTGCGCGCGGAAAATTTGAGGTTAGAGGAACACGTCAGTTCGTTGCTTCAGAGAAGAGATCATTTGTTGGCGGTCAACGCCAGGCTAGCGATACCTTTGACGGGTCAACCGGCCACTCCGCAGTCTTCCCATTCACACACAG TGAACAACATTCATCCAGCTGTTGGAGCAAGCCACGGCGACGTTCCCAGATCATCGCGACACAGCGGCAGCGGTTCCAATTATCCTGCACATCCTCAAGGCTCCCAACATCCAAGTGCCGCTCCCGTAGTCGAGAACGGTTTGCCTTCGGATTCTTCGCAGCCGTATCCACCACATTCCCATCGAAGTCCAGCAACGAGTCAATCTCAGCCGAGTCCGTCTGTTAG ACATTCGCCGGCTGGTTCAGGGTATCCCAATAGTGGTCTGCTTCGTCAAAATGCAGACACTAGCGGACGCTCTGCACCCAGACCTCAACCATATCCGTTATATCAAGGGCAGGGGCCTTCGTCGCAACAACAG ATGGTAATGAGAAGAGATACAGACATGTATCATCAGTCGTCATCGAAACCTAGCTGA
- the LOC138132001 gene encoding protein AF-10-like isoform X4 produces MQCNKAGCKQQFHVTCAQSLGLLCEEAGNYLDNVKYCGYCQHHYSKLKKGGNVKTIPPYKPVSTENHLSDSNSEKEAEGSATTKTTTTSSSSQLSSSKRKTSSSSKTSSSKTSSSTKGSSSSSHQKTVHNSSSKSSDKLKVSSSSVRSSAKSVEDSSVSVDTSVSDNKTDTREVKLDLDQNKTDVRDSKSSKKRRTNSRTPTPVALVPSDSVSVVTSTSSTAVAENLAATASAADKKGGVGEIVEKQKKIKVETTQSILTNQPIVALTSISTIKTISVASTTSTVTDSIGIETAPSPSLPPQSIVQSGGTHGINSLVVSVPLASTSLSPHSQLINNPNSIAATTPILHPERVVNSPDRSTSNTVPPAMTGGNSNQGGSIITSEMSGGGLKITYEKQDAVTTEVDMELEVSPSSQDAASKRSHSVDKSEKGGRGKKRSSGANGIINQLNNTSISSSSAKRSSRSQNSTPPQQGAFSSITQSQLKDSPPSSPSSESQSAVPMSSGRGKSKTRKSAPSALARPHSPKDTKDIKLFQNGVTAPHMLGNQLNPNSNMAQKMSDHLNSELEAHSIFNPNDNSNIMGPQLHHRVIASARASSTGGSSTTSGSGLSSMLGGGGGNIPQTLDQLLERQWEQGSQFLMEQAQHFDIASLLSCLHQLRAENLRLEEHVSSLLQRRDHLLAVNARLAIPLTGQPATPQSSHSHTVNNIHPAVGASHGDVPRSSRHSGSGSNYPAHPQGSQHPSAAPVVENGLPSDSSQPYPPHSHRSPATSQSQPSPSVRHSPAGSGYPNSGLLRQNADTSGRSAPRPQPYPLYQGQGPSSQQQMVMRRDTDMYHQSSSKPS; encoded by the exons ATGCAATGCAATAAAGCAGGTTGCAAGCAACAGTTTCACGTAACTTGTGCTCAGAGTTTGGGATTGCTTTGTGAAGAAGCCGGGAACTATTTGGACAACGTGAAGTATTGTGGTTATTGTCAGCACCACTACAGCAAGCTG AAGAAGGGAGGTAACGTTAAAACGATCCCCCCGTACAAGCCGGTCTCGACGGAGAACCACTTGTCCGATTCAAACTCGGAGAAGGAGGCCGAGGGCAGCGCAACGACGAAGACGACGACGACGTCGTCCTCCTCCCAGTTGTCTTCGAGCAAACGAAAAACGAGTTCGAGCAGCAAGACGTCGTCCTCCAAGACGAGCTCGAGCACCAAGGGGTCGTCGAGCTCGTCCCATCAAAAAACCGTCCATAACTCGAGCAGCAAAAGTTCAGACAAACTGAAAGTTTCCAGCTCGAGTGTGAGAAGCAGTGCCAAAAGTGTAGAGGACAGCAGTGTTAGTGTCGATACGTCTGTTTCGGACAATAAAACGGACACGAGAGAAGTCAAGCTGGACTTGGACCAGAACAAAACGGACGTTAGAGATTCGAAGAGTTCGAAAAAGCGCAGGACTAACTCGAGGACGCCGACGCCGGTGGCCTTAGTGCCCAGTGATTCTGTTAGTGTTGTTACTTCGACGTCGTCAACCGCCGTGGCGGAAAATCTGGCCGCTACGGCTTCGGCTGCCGATAAGAAGGGGGGGGTTGGCGAGATCGTTGAAAAGCAAAAGAAG ATTAAAGTGGAGACGACACAGTCTATTTTAACAAATCAGCCGATCGTTGCCTTAACTTCAATATCAACGATAAAAACCATATCTGTCGCATCGACAACATCCACAGTAACCGATAGTATCGGCATAGAAACGGCCCCATCACCCTCGCTGCCCCCACAATCCATAGTCCAATCGGGAGGAACTCACGGTATCAATTCTTTGGTAGTTTCTGTACCTCTCGCGAGCACGAGCCTGAGTCCGCATTCGCAACTCATTAATAATCCGAATAGCATCGCAGCCACAACGCCTATTTTGCACCCAGAAAGAGTCGTGAATAGTCCCGACAGAAGCACTTCGAACACGGTACCACCGGCAATGACTGGAGGCAACAGCAACCAAGGAGGTTCCATAATCACCTCCGAAATGAGTGGGGGCGGGTTAAAGATCACCTACGAGAAACAAGACGCCGTCACCACCGAAGTCGACATGGAACTGGAGGTTTCGCCGTCGAGTCAAGATGCCGCCTCCAAAAG ATCTCATTCCGTCGATAAGTCTGAAAAAGGCGGACGAGGGAAGAAGAGAAGTTCCGGGGCTAACGGAATCATCAATCAGTTGAACAACACTTCCATTTCTTCGAGTTCGGCAAAGCGTTCGAGCAGGTCTCAAAACTCGACACCTCCACAACAAGGAGCGTTTTCGAGCATAACTCAGTCGCAGCTCAAGGATTCGCCCCCGAGTAGTCCCAGTTCGGAGAGTCAGAGTGCTGTTCCCATGTCGAGCGGTCGAGGGAAGTCCAAGACGAGGAAGAGTGCTCCTTCAGCTCTTGCGAGGCCGCACTCACCCAAAGACACCAAAGATATTAAGTT gtttcaaaaCGGTGTCACGGCGCCGCACATGCTCGGTAATCAGCTGAATCCCAACTCCAACATGgcacaaaaaatgtcagatcatctgaattcggaattggAAGCGCACAGTATTTTCAATCCAAACGACAATTCGAACATTATGGGACCCCAGCTGCATCACAGAGTCATAGCCTCG GCAAGAGCTAGCAGCACGGGCGGTTCGAGTACAACTTCTGGTAGCGGTTTGTCGTCGATGTTGGGAGGTGGCGGTGGCAACATACCCCAAACTCTCGATCAGTTATTGGAGAGGCAGTGGGAACAGGGGTCGCAGTTTTTGATGGAACAAGCTCAACATTTCGATA TTGCGTCTCTACTCTCGTGTCTGCATCAATTGCGCGCGGAAAATTTGAGGTTAGAGGAACACGTCAGTTCGTTGCTTCAGAGAAGAGATCATTTGTTGGCGGTCAACGCCAGGCTAGCGATACCTTTGACGGGTCAACCGGCCACTCCGCAGTCTTCCCATTCACACACAG TGAACAACATTCATCCAGCTGTTGGAGCAAGCCACGGCGACGTTCCCAGATCATCGCGACACAGCGGCAGCGGTTCCAATTATCCTGCACATCCTCAAGGCTCCCAACATCCAAGTGCCGCTCCCGTAGTCGAGAACGGTTTGCCTTCGGATTCTTCGCAGCCGTATCCACCACATTCCCATCGAAGTCCAGCAACGAGTCAATCTCAGCCGAGTCCGTCTGTTAG ACATTCGCCGGCTGGTTCAGGGTATCCCAATAGTGGTCTGCTTCGTCAAAATGCAGACACTAGCGGACGCTCTGCACCCAGACCTCAACCATATCCGTTATATCAAGGGCAGGGGCCTTCGTCGCAACAACAG ATGGTAATGAGAAGAGATACAGACATGTATCATCAGTCGTCATCGAAACCTAGCTGA
- the LOC138132001 gene encoding protein AF-10-like isoform X2, whose amino-acid sequence MREMVGGCCVCSDDRGWSENPLVYCDGQSCTVAVHQACYGIVTVPTGPWYCRKCESQERSVKVKCELCPSKHGALKRTDNSGWAHVVCALYIPEVRFGNVTTMEPIQLQLIPTERFSKSCYICEEKGKASSATVGACMQCNKAGCKQQFHVTCAQSLGLLCEEAGNYLDNVKYCGYCQHHYSKLKKGGNVKTIPPYKPVSTENHLSDSNSEKEAEGSATTKTTTTSSSSQLSSSKRKTSSSSKTSSSKTSSSTKGSSSSSHQKTVHNSSSKSSDKLKVSSSSVRSSAKSVEDSSVSVDTSVSDNKTDTREVKLDLDQNKTDVRDSKSSKKRRTNSRTPTPVALVPSDSVSVVTSTSSTAVAENLAATASAADKKGGVGEIVEKQKKIKVETTQSILTNQPIVALTSISTIKTISVASTTSTVTDSIGIETAPSPSLPPQSIVQSGGTHGINSLVVSVPLASTSLSPHSQLINNPNSIAATTPILHPERVVNSPDRSTSNTVPPAMTGGNSNQGGSIITSEMSGGGLKITYEKQDAVTTEVDMELEVSPSSQDAASKRSHSVDKSEKGGRGKKRSSGANGIINQLNNTSISSSSAKRSSRSQNSTPPQQGAFSSITQSQLKDSPPSSPSSESQSAVPMSSGRGKSKTRKSAPSALARPHSPKDTKDIKLFQNGVTAPHMLGNQLNPNSNMAQKMSDHLNSELEAHSIFNPNDNSNIMGPQLHHRVIASARASSTGGSSTTSGSGLSSMLGGGGGNIPQTLDQLLERQWEQGSQFLMEQAQHFDIASLLSCLHQLRAENLRLEEHVSSLLQRRDHLLAVNARLAIPLTGQPATPQSSHSHTVNNIHPAVGASHGDVPRSSRHSGSGSNYPAHPQGSQHPSAAPVVENGLPSDSSQPYPPHSHRSPATSQSQPSPSVRW is encoded by the exons ATGAGGGAAATGGTAGGAGGTTGTTGTGTTTGTTCTGACGATAGAGGATGGTCTGAAAACCCACTTGTTTACTGCGATGGACAATCTTGCACTGTTGCTGTGCATCAAG CTTGCTACGGTATAGTTACTGTTCCGACTGGTCCCTGGTATTGTCGTAAATGCGAAAGTCAAGAGCGTTCAGTCAAAGTG AAATGCGAATTGTGTCCCAGCAAACATGGCGCTCTCAAGCGCACCGACAATTCGGGTTGGGCCCACGTTGTATGTGCTCTCTACATTCCAGAAGTGCGCTTTGGCAATGTCACCACAATGGAACCAATTCAGCTCCAATTGATTCCCACCGAACGCTTCAGTAAG TCGTGTTACATATGTGAGGAAAAGGGAAAAGCGTCTAGTGCGACAGTTGGTGCGTGTATGCAATGCAATAAAGCAGGTTGCAAGCAACAGTTTCACGTAACTTGTGCTCAGAGTTTGGGATTGCTTTGTGAAGAAGCCGGGAACTATTTGGACAACGTGAAGTATTGTGGTTATTGTCAGCACCACTACAGCAAGCTG AAGAAGGGAGGTAACGTTAAAACGATCCCCCCGTACAAGCCGGTCTCGACGGAGAACCACTTGTCCGATTCAAACTCGGAGAAGGAGGCCGAGGGCAGCGCAACGACGAAGACGACGACGACGTCGTCCTCCTCCCAGTTGTCTTCGAGCAAACGAAAAACGAGTTCGAGCAGCAAGACGTCGTCCTCCAAGACGAGCTCGAGCACCAAGGGGTCGTCGAGCTCGTCCCATCAAAAAACCGTCCATAACTCGAGCAGCAAAAGTTCAGACAAACTGAAAGTTTCCAGCTCGAGTGTGAGAAGCAGTGCCAAAAGTGTAGAGGACAGCAGTGTTAGTGTCGATACGTCTGTTTCGGACAATAAAACGGACACGAGAGAAGTCAAGCTGGACTTGGACCAGAACAAAACGGACGTTAGAGATTCGAAGAGTTCGAAAAAGCGCAGGACTAACTCGAGGACGCCGACGCCGGTGGCCTTAGTGCCCAGTGATTCTGTTAGTGTTGTTACTTCGACGTCGTCAACCGCCGTGGCGGAAAATCTGGCCGCTACGGCTTCGGCTGCCGATAAGAAGGGGGGGGTTGGCGAGATCGTTGAAAAGCAAAAGAAG ATTAAAGTGGAGACGACACAGTCTATTTTAACAAATCAGCCGATCGTTGCCTTAACTTCAATATCAACGATAAAAACCATATCTGTCGCATCGACAACATCCACAGTAACCGATAGTATCGGCATAGAAACGGCCCCATCACCCTCGCTGCCCCCACAATCCATAGTCCAATCGGGAGGAACTCACGGTATCAATTCTTTGGTAGTTTCTGTACCTCTCGCGAGCACGAGCCTGAGTCCGCATTCGCAACTCATTAATAATCCGAATAGCATCGCAGCCACAACGCCTATTTTGCACCCAGAAAGAGTCGTGAATAGTCCCGACAGAAGCACTTCGAACACGGTACCACCGGCAATGACTGGAGGCAACAGCAACCAAGGAGGTTCCATAATCACCTCCGAAATGAGTGGGGGCGGGTTAAAGATCACCTACGAGAAACAAGACGCCGTCACCACCGAAGTCGACATGGAACTGGAGGTTTCGCCGTCGAGTCAAGATGCCGCCTCCAAAAG ATCTCATTCCGTCGATAAGTCTGAAAAAGGCGGACGAGGGAAGAAGAGAAGTTCCGGGGCTAACGGAATCATCAATCAGTTGAACAACACTTCCATTTCTTCGAGTTCGGCAAAGCGTTCGAGCAGGTCTCAAAACTCGACACCTCCACAACAAGGAGCGTTTTCGAGCATAACTCAGTCGCAGCTCAAGGATTCGCCCCCGAGTAGTCCCAGTTCGGAGAGTCAGAGTGCTGTTCCCATGTCGAGCGGTCGAGGGAAGTCCAAGACGAGGAAGAGTGCTCCTTCAGCTCTTGCGAGGCCGCACTCACCCAAAGACACCAAAGATATTAAGTT gtttcaaaaCGGTGTCACGGCGCCGCACATGCTCGGTAATCAGCTGAATCCCAACTCCAACATGgcacaaaaaatgtcagatcatctgaattcggaattggAAGCGCACAGTATTTTCAATCCAAACGACAATTCGAACATTATGGGACCCCAGCTGCATCACAGAGTCATAGCCTCG GCAAGAGCTAGCAGCACGGGCGGTTCGAGTACAACTTCTGGTAGCGGTTTGTCGTCGATGTTGGGAGGTGGCGGTGGCAACATACCCCAAACTCTCGATCAGTTATTGGAGAGGCAGTGGGAACAGGGGTCGCAGTTTTTGATGGAACAAGCTCAACATTTCGATA TTGCGTCTCTACTCTCGTGTCTGCATCAATTGCGCGCGGAAAATTTGAGGTTAGAGGAACACGTCAGTTCGTTGCTTCAGAGAAGAGATCATTTGTTGGCGGTCAACGCCAGGCTAGCGATACCTTTGACGGGTCAACCGGCCACTCCGCAGTCTTCCCATTCACACACAG TGAACAACATTCATCCAGCTGTTGGAGCAAGCCACGGCGACGTTCCCAGATCATCGCGACACAGCGGCAGCGGTTCCAATTATCCTGCACATCCTCAAGGCTCCCAACATCCAAGTGCCGCTCCCGTAGTCGAGAACGGTTTGCCTTCGGATTCTTCGCAGCCGTATCCACCACATTCCCATCGAAGTCCAGCAACGAGTCAATCTCAGCCGAGTCCGTCTGTTAG ATGGTAA